ATAGCTAAATCGCGTTTCCTCATCTTCTTGTGTCTTGCTGATTGATCAGCGACTCACACAGTCGCAAAGAGGAAGATGTGCTAGCGTTCTTAACTTCAATGAAGAACTCAGTTGTAACGTTTGACTACGGCTTGATTTTTTTTCCGGGTCAACCCGCTTCTACATTCTGGCCCAGTAAAATTGGGTTGAGAAGTTATGATCTTACTATCTTATAAATCAGAGAAGATCGTTATAAGTTGCCATAACAATCACACAAATTCTCTACTTGTGTCACTCTTCTTCCAAAAGAATTCCCAAATACCTTTTCCAATTTGACTGTTTTGTGCATATAAGTCTTCTCTACGTACGGCGTACTTAGAACGTTTTTGAATGGAGGACCCATGAAAAAACAGTTTCCCTATTTATCCCCACAAAAGGCAATGATAAAATTAACATAGCATATTTTATACTCTACGGTGAAATTACATTGACTATATTAGTGGTTGATGATGTTTAAACTTGAATAGGTTTCTTATTGTATCAATTAAaagaaacttttttaaaaaaaaaattgtgtaagTTCCTATTATTTTTTGGATGGAGATGGTATTAGTGTATAAGAGAATTGGTAGGAATTTGATGCTTCGAGATGGCCCAGTGATTTGAGGGTCTCAAGTTCAgaaccccttgccagcgaaagcaaggaGTTTGCCTTCTGGATCGAGCTTGTCGCACCAAACTTGCTTAGTCTCCTATGTGATTTGCGAGCCGCGGGTTCttcttgtcataaaaaaaaaaattgggtagGAATATAATAAGTATGGTGAAGAATAGTGGTTGCTATCAAGGAAAGCGTCTCATAATACACCGTATCAATTGTTAGAATATATCTTCTTATATTAGTAAAAAAACATTTCATTCGATCTGTCTCACTTGTTTTACAACCTTTCTCTTTATCATCGGCATATCATATATCCTATTATTTGTTCCTGTCCTAAACATCTCTCCAAGACTGACCGTTGGCTCAACGCAGCTAATTAGGTACTTAGTTTGTGTATATCTAAAAAGAATGTCTACAATAACAATTAGGGATTTTTTCAATAATCTGGAGAGGTGCCCTGGACACCATCTGTATCAATACTATGGTAAAGCTACCATGCGTATGCATACCCTACTTCAGATGTGTGCAAGAATATCAATAAACTGTTTGATGCACAAGGAATGACAAGATACGGAAATCTAAGCACATGAGAAACGTTGCTTTAGCAAGCACAGAAGAGAATCATGTCTCAAGGTCAGTTGTTAAACCATTGTGTGTCAAAGATCACCCTAATTGCAAACTTGTGTTAGAGACAACTGGAGTTTTGTCGTCGCTGTTTTGGAAAAGCTGGTCATATAACAAATCTTGGTGAATAAGGGAAAATGGAAGGTACAGGACATGCTCCTAAGCTAGCAAAACAAATACGAAACTAACAAGGGTAATTTGTATAGTCACCAATACAAAAGAACTTGCTGACTCGAGAAGCATTCTTTTCCACCTTTACTTCACCTACTCCAAAGCGTACAACTTTATTCATCAAGAgaaggatttttattttttttcttaatgaaaCCAAACTTACAGGGGAGAAGATTTTTCGGTTTCcctttaaatgaaaaaattgtgtAATTGAAGAAACATAAACCAATCTAACGCGCCTATGTTAATGATAATTACTTCATCTTTTTTCAGGGGGCAGCATAAACTGAAATCATCATACAAATGAAACTAAATAGTACAATAATTCAGGAGACTTGTGAGCCTACAGAATTTGCTGTATAAATTCAAAACGGAATGCGGGATGAGTTAAGTAAAACGCCATGTGTAAAATTCAACATTCAGAGGCCTATGGTTATCAATTCGTCAAGGTCCAGCTGGATGCATACAATTCACAAGAGAATAAAACCCTTTACTATGCTTTCTGTCCAAGTTGTTTCAAAAGTTTAAGCTTTTTCTGACTTTCCAGACGCGTCGAAAGCTCGGAAGTTTTCTTTTTAGTGTCCTCTAACTCTTTCTCCAGCTCCTCTATCTGCGTCATTTATGTCAGATATAAGGACGCATAATTTAAAAAGcataacttaaaagaaaatttaaagttatcaaACACATGCTCCTCAAGGAAGTGCTACATACTGTACGTTTCAACTCGGTTTCTCTCTGGATGAATGATTCACACCTGTGGAACAAGGATTCAAAATGTTACCAACTGCAGAGCCATTCAGTTTTAGTTTCTAGAGGAGGCCAAAAGCTGGAAGATATAAATAGAGAAGGAAACTGGAAACAAGGATTAGTCCAGAGACACTGCATTGAGATTTGAGGCTGCCTGAAATTTTAGGCTAAATCAGAGATGAAAGAGAGATAAAGGCTGAGAAGTTTATATCGTTTATATCTCCCAAGTCAAATTTAAGTGCAAAACCAAATTCAAGAGAAAAAAGCACTAATCATGTACTCATATTGGAAGGCCCATCCCCAAGAAGCAACATGTGGTGGTTGTCAGTTGTCACTCATTCATTGATCAACAAACTCGAGAGGAAACAGTAGCATGAATTCTGCAGAATCTTTTCCCCTAAAATTCAGTTGTACACTGCAAcgctttttaaaaaatagatgtggtgccCAAGCCACCATACGCGCATCTCAACTAATTCAACGGAGACCTGCTTCCTTATACCAACACAAGTGTGGGGGTTACTGTGTCCACCAAGGCTTAAGACATAAGAGAAGAATCACCTGCCATTTTCTACCTCTATTGGCATTCAACTTGAGTCTTCCACGACCCATTCCAGCTTCATTGATTGCTAGAAAAGACACTTTGTGCCACAACAACCATTGATTTTTCTGACAAGCACCACGTCAAAGGCTTCTCTTCAATTCTaatgaaggagaaaaaaagaCGACTTATTGCATTACATCTAATCATGTGCAGCTCCTGGGACGTGCTTTCTGACCAGGTTTGACAATACTGGCTGAGTGGGATAAAGATAGTTCATATTCTGTTATGCTACATTTAGTGGTTATAATTGTTTACTTTGTCTTAGCATCAGGTACAGGGTTCGCCTGATAAGTCAACCCAGGTCACACGTTACAGTTTTTGGGTTTTGACATGTCAACAGCAAGAATGAGTAGACTAGAGAACTAGAAGATAAGCCGAAAGgactaaaaagaagaagaagaagacacaCACCAGAAGAAGAACGTAATTCTTAAAAAGATAAGATTAGTAacataacaaaaacaaacaagCCACAGAGAACACGACAACAATTACAATGCATACTTAGGAGAGTCCTAAGTAGCATAAGAGAGAAAGCTTCAAGTATCTTGGGTATCCAAGGAAATGGGATTAAAGACTGAAGAAGGATTGGGAAGAGGTGATTGGACAGGACATGGTGCATCTTCAATTTACTGAGGACAAGACCTTAGATAGGAGAGTTAGGATAGAATGTTAGTACGTAGTGGAGCATTGTCTCGCTTTCTGGATAGGCTAGTTGGTAGTTTGGTAAACTGGTACATGTTTCTCCTTTCATATAAGTAGTATTAGCAGTATACCCATAGTTCCTTTTCTTCTACTACCTATTGTTTCTTGTGCTTCGAGCATCACATTATTCTTTTGATTGCTGTTTTTTTCTTCTACATGTTAGGTAATGctttctctattattttttatttttattttttataaggaTGCTTTCTCGATTATTTCTTATGTCTTCTTTACTTCTGTATGTTCTTTTTCATATTGCTTTAATATGCATtacttgagccgagggtcttcCAAAAACAACCTTGTGGAAGTAGAGGTAAGGTATTCATACACTCCACCCTCTTCAgacccacttgtgggattacactaggtatgttgttaCAGTAACCTTTGTGTAACAAATCTGTGAAATTGCTAAATAGTCTAAAGGCCATTCTTGTACTAAGATTTTAAGTTCCAGCATAGTGTAATGTAGGACAGATATTTCATTTTGGCCTACAAATTCCCTAATTGAAATACAATATGGATGGATATAATCCCACTTCCCGTTATTAACAATCCAATCTGAGGGGATACAGTCCCACCTTTTCCTATATGAGGGGTATCAAATGACTCTCAAGTGTATAAATCCATCAAAATTGATCAATCATGCAAGGCAAAATGTATGCCGTGCAGCTGTATCTTAAAGAGAGCTTTAAAAAACATGTACCTCCTAAAGAGTTGGATATTTTCTTCACAAATCTGATCAATTGACATGCAACTTGAACTGGATATTTGTGTATCTTTTTTAACAGACTCCTGCAAAAATACCAATAAAGAACATCATTTATGTATGTACTCTAATAAATTGACACAAACCCATTAGACGTTTGATATCCTTATGAAGAACATGAATATAGTATTATCAACTTCTCAACAACGTAAAAGAACCATAAACAAAAAAGTGAATCAAACAAAAAACgagaaaagaaagaacaagGTCCTACAATTGCAATCCCTGTCATAGGCTGTACACCTGGCAGTTCCATGTTGCAGTTGGTTCTTCCACTGTTGCCACTCTGTGCAGAACGAAAATGTGGCCTGGGATGAGCTGCAAGATCTGTAACTGTTTGAAATTTTGTTGGCGACGGTGTTTGAGCATTAGCCACTTGAACTTGGGGTGGAACAAAAGATTCTCTCAGAAGGTTTTGTAAATGCGGTTCAAGAGGCTTCAATCCTATCAAGTGACAATGACCTTTCCTGTATTATGATCACAAGAAACATGCCTATGTCACAAGTTGAGAAGTACAACTATTTCAATGGCTAACAGTGACAGAATACCGTGATGAAACATAGCAATTCGCGAAATAAATTTCGGAGGTGTAGTAGCCTAGTAGGTAGGTGGAAAAAGAGAGGAGGAGAAAAGTACAGCTAAGCCTACCAGAAGCtagaaatattaaaagtataaactttcttcatcaaaaaaaaaaaaaaaatttacacagCCCCCAGCCCACCCACTGTTCATCTGAtggaaattcaaattttgttctCGGTAAGCAAGAGTGGACAGGCTTTAATCATGGATAGGAGAAATGACAATCATGACCGGCCACATGCACTTTAGCTACCTCACAACTTCAAGCAGGATTTGACAATGAATGAATTCTaaagaaaaagtgaaaattACTAGATCTCCATTAGTTTCAACTTCTAAAGACTTACAAATGCAAACAAAGTACAAAGCAAACCCTCCATCTATAACACAACCACCATTTCATCCAGAAAAACAAAAGAGGGGGGGTGGAAGGACCTTAAGGGATCATTTGGTAGGGTGTATAAAAATAGTGTTGAATATGGTGTACTAGTAATGCTTTTAGTAGTTATGCTATGCAGTGTTTATAGTTTggtgtattaaaaataacatgtattGCATAATTTCTAAACAAATGAAAATGCACTCTACCAAATGAAACACGCCCCCACCCCACGGATTTTGAATGAAGATTTAACTGCAGCATCGGTTCTGTTTAATCAAAAGGAATTGAACATATGACCTACAAATTTACATaactaaacaaacaaaaagatgATGAACTCCGTTATCTGAAATTACAGCACAGAACATACCAGTAATCCATCACCATTTGCTTTAGTTTAGTCTCCAGCTTGAAAAACAGAGAAGATCGTTCAAAATCTTGCTTGTCATGTGCAGGTTCTATGAAATTTGCTTCCAGAACACCTGAGTCAAGAGCAATTGAGTACATCATTGTCATACCATAATGATAGAAGTGGGTCTGAATACTTAAAATACATACCAACAACACCATTTCCTTTGGAAGAACCATCTGCAGTAACTTTCCAGAATGGCTAAGAAAACCCAGAAGAACATAATCAGCAATAGGCAAATTCAAGttacttagaaaaaaaattatgaagttATCTCAAGTCCAGCAAGATTCTCAATTCAGGCCAACCGCAATGTTTGGATGCCCCACATACCCGCTTAAACCCCGAACTTAAGTCAGAGGTTTAAGGTCtatttgaatttgtttttcctcttttctttttctctcttttctgtttgggggtggggtgggggtggggggtgggtgTTAAACCAGGCCAAATCAGATAAGCTTTTTTGTTACCATCTTCAGCTAAgatgaacaaaaaaatattgcatataACATCTTTCTCCAGACACAACATCGCGTACCCTGATGAGGCGATTTTTGTGGTAAACATTGAATCCACAAACTGATGATGGAGTATCCTTGACGAAGCCAAGACTTGTTTCAACCAAGATCTGCAGCAGAGCAGCAAAGCTGTTTGAATCCACAAATCTAGATGATTAGCAAATATAGCCACAAGCCAAATAACCGATTTGCAATTAGTTAAGTCCCCACACACAGAAAATCATATATGAGGAGAACTTATTGATGTTATAATGGTAAAACCGCTGTTTTGTTCTCATTGTGTACATTTGAATCAATAAACAGTTTACAATCTATACTTGGACTTCTGGTCTAATGTGAACGTACAGCCCTCTGAAGCAGGAAAATCAAGAACCCATATCATTCTGTACCTCCTTTGATGTTCCAGCAAGTTGTGGCCTGTAAGTGATTACTTTTGTGAGCTTCAACTCATCAAGAATATTATACTGCTCAACAGGCTTCCCTCTTAGTATGATACTAAAATTCGTAAATTTTTTGAGGTATAATATGGATGTGTATGCCTGATAAGAGATATAAGGaagcattaaaatacatcagcAAAATAATCGGCAGGGATGTTTATAgaaattaagtaaaattaaatGGTTACTCTTAGAGAGTATCGTAAACGGTACGAAATATGGGATTGCAGTTCACGCCCTCTCTTGTTCGTTTTTGATGTATTTCCATGATTAGCTTCATCTCTCAACGTTATGTCCTGCATGACCAACAAAAGAAACGATAAGGCATCCTTCAAATAAGCAAGAGAAGGATGAGGCAGAAAAAGAAGGAAATGCTCAAAGAGCATTGAGAGCAAAACCTGTGATGCCAAAAATATAACACGACACTGTTTTGAGAGCATAGTGAACAATGTGCAGAAAGTTAAAGTTAACTTAACTGcattctttttttagttttttggtGTAATTAGTACTCAAATGACACTATCTCTATTATTCATGTGCTAGATTCAATTTAAACCATAGAGAAGTGAAATGAGGAGTACTCTTGTACATAAGGTTTCAATCAAACCCATGTATTGTCTTGTGATATAATACAAAGTTACCAAGttcaaagaatatatatatagatagatagatagataaaaaaACACAATACCAAACAGTATTATAAGAGGAATTGTcattaaggggtcgtttggcacagagattaataatttaaataatttaatataaatcataaaatcaaaaaaataaataaaataattaaaatgattagAGGTATATTTTTGCCTTTACATAACTTATCCAATGGTATTAAAtcttatatattaataatacctccaaatggaaggtattagtaATGCATATACATAGGCCCCAATTCCTATCAAACATAGTATTAAAGAATCCATACATCATTGGACTACTTCTTCAAATAcccctaccaaacgacccctaggTTAGAGGAATGAAGTAAAATTACAGCACAATAGAAATGACATTTAGCTGTTTAtcatatgaaaagaattatggGTTTTGTACTACTTTTGGAGTAAACATGAAATACAGAAGATGTAGAGTCTATTTTTTATCTCTTAGATTACATTTAGAATCTGCGTATGCTGCAGCCTTTTCCTCTTTATAGTCTTGCAAATTTAAGGGGTACTTCACAATTTGTAGTTGCACAGCCTACTGtcacattttatatatgaaagtattaCCTTcttcaaacaaacaaacaaaaagaaaagcatTTGACATAGACAGGATCATCAAAAAccattcgtttttttttttaaatcaaaaaccATTCGTTTATCGAAACCTTCTTATCATCTTTTTCTCCTATGTCAGGATTAAGGGCTCATTTGGTTAGGGAACAAGTTATCCCAGGATTGCTATCCCACCCTCAAtgtgaaaccaaaaaaaaaaattacaatcgCGGGATAAGTTATCCCGCTATTTTTCCCAACCAAACCAAATATGGGATAAACTCATCCTAAAATTAATCCTGGGACTAGTTATTCCTTGTACCGGACGAGCCTTAAGAGCAGCTATAGACACACTAACCTAAGGTATGTGGTTTACAGGAGTCTTAAAATTGAGCCAAATGTTTTCAAGAAATAGACATACCTCATCATCGTCATCAAAGTTCAGTTCATAAATGCCTTCATCGTTTAGCCATAGGTTGAAAACAATAATCCTAGTTCCATGTGATTTTATATCATCAAACTGGAGAACATATAAGAGAAAAGATAGAGCATTcagtaataaaaaataaataatttcggTAAAAATAATTGCAAGTGGAATCTATTCTATAGCTGATTCTTCTGATGTCCAAAGATGGAATCTATTTCTAAGAAAGAATTTAAATGATTGGGGAAGTGCAAGATTTCGTTTTCTATTAGTCCCTTAGCACCTTCATCCTGGATCAACCCAAGGGTGATTCTATTATATTAAGGTATGATACAGGTGAAATATTCTTGGTTAATACTTGCTAAATGTCACTGACTTCTTCCGACACCGACCGTTGACCTTGGAAGAAGACTTTGCACAACAAAGCACCCCTTGAAGGTTTCTTGTTTTCGGTGGCTTGTGTCTAAGGAAGCATGCCTCACTTGATCAAATTATTCAGAGAAGACGAATGCAATTATGTAGCAGGTGTCCCCTCTGTGAAGAGAACCCTGATGAATACTTGTTATCTTTTTCCTAATTGCAAGATCACTTATCAGATTTTTGATATGCCTAACATACCACCTTGCCAAATGTCCATAATATAGcccaacaacatacccagtgtgtTCCACAAGTGGCGTCTGGAGCGCGGGATGTACACAACCCTATCCCTACCTTTTGAGGGCTAGAGAAGTTGTTTCCTAAATAAAACAAGGTGAACTAGAACTAAAATCTGCATACATATTGCATAATCTAGAAACTTATCTCAGCTCCAATTGGAAGTGAAATTTTAATATGCTATACATAATGATGAAAGTTAAATGTGCTCCATTTTACCGTTTTCTGTTCAACTTTTTTCTCCTCCATCCATAAAAAGTCCTGAAGTAACTAGTAGGCTACACATGTACCCAATTTAACAGGA
This window of the Solanum pennellii chromosome 2, SPENNV200 genome carries:
- the LOC107010898 gene encoding protein MICRORCHIDIA 2-like, with protein sequence MPPKVEKLPINVVELDSSDDEGTGVPVVGMTKPEINHGGNSLSKSPVIENPNAVVPPDSNYRPLDSRSFWRAGNFEVGRIKSSAIHGELEHARVHPKFLHSNATSHKWAFGAIAELLDNAVDEISSGATFVKIDRISNPRGNSPALLFQDDGGGMDPDRLRKCMSLGYSSKTSNSTIGQYGNGFKTSTMRLGADVIVFSRSSRSGRATQSVGLLSYTFLRRTGQDDVIVPMIDYDITGHWAEAIVYGSQDDWSTNLNTILEWSPFATKLDLLQQFDDIKSHGTRIIVFNLWLNDEGIYELNFDDDDEDITLRDEANHGNTSKTNKRGRELQSHISYRLRYSLRAYTSILYLKKFTNFSIILRGKPVEQYNILDELKLTKVITYRPQLAGTSKEILVETSLGFVKDTPSSVCGFNVYHKNRLIRPFWKVTADGSSKGNGVVGVLEANFIEPAHDKQDFERSSLFFKLETKLKQMVMDYWKGHCHLIGLKPLEPHLQNLLRESFVPPQVQVANAQTPSPTKFQTVTDLAAHPRPHFRSAQSGNSGRTNCNMELPGVQPMTGIAIESVKKDTQISSSSCMSIDQICEENIQLFRRCESFIQRETELKRTIEELEKELEDTKKKTSELSTRLESQKKLKLLKQLGQKA